A genomic region of Arachis stenosperma cultivar V10309 chromosome 9, arast.V10309.gnm1.PFL2, whole genome shotgun sequence contains the following coding sequences:
- the LOC130951624 gene encoding dihydrodipicolinate reductase-like protein CRR1, chloroplastic isoform X1: MVSLSSHFRSTNYYLNRNNNSHHNHNFRIKHYVSCSVQPTQTNIKVVINGASKEIGRAAVEAVTKARGMELAGAVDICHVGEDIGQVCGMEEPLEIPIINDLTMVLGSISQSKGAGVVVDFTDPSSVYDNVKQVTAFGMRSVVHVPRMQLDTVAALSAFCDKATMGVLVAPTLSIGSILLQQAAISASFHYRNVEIVESKANANDWIGGEQDLPSVDANQIAKNLSNLGQIYNREDASTDVLARGQVLGDGIRVHSLVLPGLPSSTTVHFSAPGEIYSIKHDITNVQCLMPGLLLAIRKVVRLKNLVYGLEKFL, encoded by the exons ATGGTATCCTTAAGCTCTCACTTCCGTTCCACCAATTACTACTTGAATAGGAAtaataattctcatcacaatcaCAATTTCAGAATCAAGCATTATGTTTCATGCTCTGTCCAGCCTACACAAACCAACATTAAG GTAGTGATAAATGGAGCATCCAAGGAGATAGGAAGAGCAGCAGTGGAAGCTGTGACTAAAGCCAGGGGAATGGAACTCGCTGGTGCCGTAGATATTTGTCATGTTGGGGAAGATATTGGACAG gtaTGTGGCATGGAAGAGCCCCTTGAAATACCCATAATAAATGATCTCACTATGGTTTTGGGTTCTATATCTCAg TCCAAGGGAGCAGGAGTAGTAGTTGATTTCACTGATCCTTCCTCCGTATATGACAATGTAAAACAG GTAACAGCATTTGGCATGAGAAGCGTAGTCCACGTTCCGCGAATGCAATTAGATACGGTTGCAGCATTATCTGCATTCTGTGATAAGGCCACCATG GGTGTGTTGGTTGCACCAACCCTTTCCATAGGATCAATATTGCTACAACAAGCTGCAATTTCAGCTTCTTTCCATTACAGAAACGTTGAGATTGTGGAATCCAAGGCTAATGCAAAT GATTGGATTGGTGGTGAACAGGATCTTCCATCAGTAGATGCAAACCAAATAGCAAAGAATCTGTCAAACCTGGGTCAGATCTATAACAGAGAAGATGCTTCAACGGATGTGTTGGCAAGGGGTCAAGTCCTTGGAGATGGAATTCGTGTGCATAGCTTGGTACTTCCAGGACTTCCCTCAAGTACAACAGTTCACTTCTCTGCTCCAGGAGAG ATATATTCTATCAAGCATGATATTACAAATGTGCAATGCCTCATGCCAGGCTTGCTGTTAGCCATTAGAAAAGTTGTGCGCCTCAAG AATTTGGTGTATGGCTTGGAGAAGTTCCTGTAA
- the LOC130951624 gene encoding dihydrodipicolinate reductase-like protein CRR1, chloroplastic isoform X3: MELAGAVDICHVGEDIGQVCGMEEPLEIPIINDLTMVLGSISQSKGAGVVVDFTDPSSVYDNVKQVTAFGMRSVVHVPRMQLDTVAALSAFCDKATMGVLVAPTLSIGSILLQQAAISASFHYRNVEIVESKANANDWIGGEQDLPSVDANQIAKNLSNLGQIYNREDASTDVLARGQVLGDGIRVHSLVLPGLPSSTTVHFSAPGEIYSIKHDITNVQCLMPGLLLAIRKVVRLKNLVYGLEKFL; encoded by the exons ATGGAACTCGCTGGTGCCGTAGATATTTGTCATGTTGGGGAAGATATTGGACAG gtaTGTGGCATGGAAGAGCCCCTTGAAATACCCATAATAAATGATCTCACTATGGTTTTGGGTTCTATATCTCAg TCCAAGGGAGCAGGAGTAGTAGTTGATTTCACTGATCCTTCCTCCGTATATGACAATGTAAAACAG GTAACAGCATTTGGCATGAGAAGCGTAGTCCACGTTCCGCGAATGCAATTAGATACGGTTGCAGCATTATCTGCATTCTGTGATAAGGCCACCATG GGTGTGTTGGTTGCACCAACCCTTTCCATAGGATCAATATTGCTACAACAAGCTGCAATTTCAGCTTCTTTCCATTACAGAAACGTTGAGATTGTGGAATCCAAGGCTAATGCAAAT GATTGGATTGGTGGTGAACAGGATCTTCCATCAGTAGATGCAAACCAAATAGCAAAGAATCTGTCAAACCTGGGTCAGATCTATAACAGAGAAGATGCTTCAACGGATGTGTTGGCAAGGGGTCAAGTCCTTGGAGATGGAATTCGTGTGCATAGCTTGGTACTTCCAGGACTTCCCTCAAGTACAACAGTTCACTTCTCTGCTCCAGGAGAG ATATATTCTATCAAGCATGATATTACAAATGTGCAATGCCTCATGCCAGGCTTGCTGTTAGCCATTAGAAAAGTTGTGCGCCTCAAG AATTTGGTGTATGGCTTGGAGAAGTTCCTGTAA
- the LOC130951212 gene encoding BAG family molecular chaperone regulator 1, which yields MMRMRNMTNNYGVSAVNNGSEATTTRAMEWEMRPGGMLVQRRTDDSDRNSVPPAPTIRVRVKYGSTYHEVNISSQATFGELKKMLSGPTGLHHQDQQIYYKDKERDSKAFLDIVGVKDKSKLVLVEDPLSQERRYLEMRKNAKMEKAAKSISEISLEVDRLAARVSALESIISKGGKVAEIDVISLIELLMNQLLKLDGIMADGDVKLQRKMQVKRVQKYVETLDMLKIKNSMGNANNGGHHASVKAQQRHSNVHRLATIQEQPQSQGVSNGNNHRSATIQEQQQQNQPSEVVVTTKWETFDSLPPLIPVSSSTSTSASPLNNGNNNNSNNNSVHHKFNWEFFD from the exons atgatgaggaTGAGGAACATGACCAATAATTATGGGGTCTCCGCCGTGAATAATGGAAGCGAGGCTACAACTACGAGGGCAATGGAATGGGAGATGAGACCAGGTGGAATGCTGGTTCAGCGCAGAACCGATGACTCGGATCGGAACTCAGTGCCGCCGGCACCGACAATTAGAGTTAGGGTTAAATACGGATCAACCTACCATGAAGTCAACATTAGTTCTCAAGCTACATTCG GGGAATTGAAGAAAATGTTGTCTGGTCCAACTGGGTTGCACCACCAGGATCAGCAGATATATTACAAGGACAAAGAGAGGGATTCAAAGGCGTTCCTTGACATTGTTGGAGTGAAGGACAAGTCCAAATTGGTGTTGGTGGAGGACCCTCTTAGCCAAGAGAGAAGGTACTTGGAGATGAGAAAGAATGCTAAGATGGAAAAAGCTGCCAAGTCCATTTCTGAAATCAGCTTGGAAGTTGATAGACTTGCAGCCAGG GTGTCAGCACTTGAATCAATTATTAGTAAAGGTGGCAAAGTTGCTGAAATTGATGTCATTAGTCTCATTGAGCTCTTGATGAATCAACTCCTTAAATTGGATGGTATAATGGCTGATGGAGATGTTAAACTGCAGAGGAAAATGCAG GTAAAAAGAGTTCAAAAGTATGTTGAAACTCTTGATATGCTTAAAATTAAGAATTCTATGGGCAATGCCAACAATGGAGGGCACCATGCATCAGTGAAGGCCCAACAGAGGCATTCAAATGTGCATAGACTAGCAACAATTCAAGAGCAACCACAATCACAAGGTGTGTCAAATGGGAATAATCATAGATCAGCAACAATTCAGGAGCAGCAGCAGCAAAACCAGCCCTCAGAAGTAGTAGTTACCACAAAATGGGAGACATTTGATTCTCTGCCACCGTTAATTCCAGTATCTTCTTCCACATCCACATCAGCAAGCCCACTGAATAATGGCAACAACAACAATAGTAATAACAATTCAGTTCATCACAAGTTCAATTGGGAATTCTTCGATTGA
- the LOC130951624 gene encoding dihydrodipicolinate reductase-like protein CRR1, chloroplastic isoform X2 produces MVSLSSHFRSTNYYLNRNNNSHHNHNFRIKHYVSCSVQPTQTNIKVVINGASKEIGRAAVEAVTKARGMELAGAVDICHVGEDIGQVCGMEEPLEIPIINDLTMVLGSISQSKGAGVVVDFTDPSSVYDNVKQVTAFGMRSVVHVPRMQLDTVAALSAFCDKATMGVLVAPTLSIGSILLQQAAISASFHYRNVEIVESKANANDLPSVDANQIAKNLSNLGQIYNREDASTDVLARGQVLGDGIRVHSLVLPGLPSSTTVHFSAPGEIYSIKHDITNVQCLMPGLLLAIRKVVRLKNLVYGLEKFL; encoded by the exons ATGGTATCCTTAAGCTCTCACTTCCGTTCCACCAATTACTACTTGAATAGGAAtaataattctcatcacaatcaCAATTTCAGAATCAAGCATTATGTTTCATGCTCTGTCCAGCCTACACAAACCAACATTAAG GTAGTGATAAATGGAGCATCCAAGGAGATAGGAAGAGCAGCAGTGGAAGCTGTGACTAAAGCCAGGGGAATGGAACTCGCTGGTGCCGTAGATATTTGTCATGTTGGGGAAGATATTGGACAG gtaTGTGGCATGGAAGAGCCCCTTGAAATACCCATAATAAATGATCTCACTATGGTTTTGGGTTCTATATCTCAg TCCAAGGGAGCAGGAGTAGTAGTTGATTTCACTGATCCTTCCTCCGTATATGACAATGTAAAACAG GTAACAGCATTTGGCATGAGAAGCGTAGTCCACGTTCCGCGAATGCAATTAGATACGGTTGCAGCATTATCTGCATTCTGTGATAAGGCCACCATG GGTGTGTTGGTTGCACCAACCCTTTCCATAGGATCAATATTGCTACAACAAGCTGCAATTTCAGCTTCTTTCCATTACAGAAACGTTGAGATTGTGGAATCCAAGGCTAATGCAAAT GATCTTCCATCAGTAGATGCAAACCAAATAGCAAAGAATCTGTCAAACCTGGGTCAGATCTATAACAGAGAAGATGCTTCAACGGATGTGTTGGCAAGGGGTCAAGTCCTTGGAGATGGAATTCGTGTGCATAGCTTGGTACTTCCAGGACTTCCCTCAAGTACAACAGTTCACTTCTCTGCTCCAGGAGAG ATATATTCTATCAAGCATGATATTACAAATGTGCAATGCCTCATGCCAGGCTTGCTGTTAGCCATTAGAAAAGTTGTGCGCCTCAAG AATTTGGTGTATGGCTTGGAGAAGTTCCTGTAA